Proteins encoded together in one Chitinophaga lutea window:
- a CDS encoding class I SAM-dependent methyltransferase, whose product MNAQEKVLQCYNLVAGDYAADRWDELSKKHFDRLLLKEFAFANKDEGPCADFGCGPGQTTRFLYDHGLKNITGIDLAPAMIDTARKLSPQIAFETGDLLDIAYPPGYLGSAVAFYAIVHFNTNQVRKCFEEINRVLKTGGDFLFSFHVGDEIVHFDKAHDKEIDVDLFFFKTEDIITLLHETGFTIIDAIERRPYEDAEYPSRRAYIWAEKK is encoded by the coding sequence ATGAACGCACAGGAAAAAGTATTACAGTGTTACAACCTGGTGGCCGGCGACTACGCGGCCGACCGCTGGGACGAGCTCTCCAAAAAGCATTTCGACAGATTACTGTTGAAGGAATTCGCCTTTGCCAATAAAGACGAAGGCCCCTGCGCCGACTTTGGCTGCGGCCCCGGGCAAACGACCCGGTTCCTGTACGACCATGGCCTGAAAAACATCACCGGCATCGACCTCGCTCCCGCGATGATCGATACCGCCCGGAAGCTGTCCCCACAGATCGCCTTTGAAACCGGCGACCTGCTGGATATCGCCTATCCCCCGGGATACCTGGGCAGCGCCGTGGCATTCTATGCGATCGTGCATTTTAACACCAACCAGGTCAGGAAGTGTTTCGAAGAAATAAACAGGGTGTTGAAAACCGGCGGGGATTTTTTGTTCTCCTTTCACGTGGGCGACGAGATCGTTCATTTTGACAAGGCGCACGACAAAGAAATTGACGTTGACCTGTTCTTCTTTAAAACTGAGGACATCATAACACTACTGCATGAAACGGGCTTTACGATCATCGATGCCATAGAGCGGCGGCCGTACGAAGATGCGGAATACCCCAGCAGGCGGGCCTACATCTGGGCGGAGAAAAAATAA
- a CDS encoding alpha/beta fold hydrolase, translating to MTRQILNKSVKVDGIDIFYREAGDPRNPALLLLHGFPTSSIMFKNLMTALADRYYLVAPDFPGFGFSAFPDKSSFAYTFENIAACIDKLTDAIGMRRFSVFLHDYGCPIGLRICVRHPEKIATLIFQNGNTYDEGMGPEWDPYKDYWAHPTPEKKAKLTGFLSEEGVRTQYTSGLPEALLPAVSPELWMIDWDLMKRPGNIEMQWELNCDYASNVRMFPVFQEYFRAHQPPALVIWGRYDVFFAIEEVDCYQRDLPDVETHLVDGGHWALETNFDEVLSLMENFLSANTGR from the coding sequence ATGACCAGGCAGATTTTAAACAAATCAGTTAAAGTCGACGGTATCGATATTTTCTACCGGGAGGCCGGAGACCCCAGGAATCCGGCGTTGCTACTTTTACATGGGTTTCCCACCTCGTCGATCATGTTCAAAAACCTGATGACCGCGCTGGCCGACAGGTATTACCTGGTGGCTCCCGATTTTCCGGGGTTCGGGTTCAGCGCTTTCCCGGACAAAAGCAGCTTTGCATATACTTTTGAAAACATCGCGGCGTGCATCGATAAATTGACCGATGCCATAGGCATGCGGCGCTTTTCGGTTTTCCTGCACGACTACGGATGCCCCATCGGCCTGCGGATATGCGTCAGGCATCCCGAAAAGATAGCAACGCTCATTTTCCAGAACGGCAATACATACGATGAAGGGATGGGCCCGGAATGGGACCCTTATAAAGATTACTGGGCGCATCCCACTCCTGAAAAGAAAGCGAAACTGACCGGCTTTTTGAGTGAGGAAGGGGTGAGGACGCAATACACCTCGGGATTACCGGAAGCATTGCTGCCCGCGGTCAGCCCTGAATTATGGATGATCGACTGGGACCTGATGAAAAGGCCGGGCAATATCGAGATGCAGTGGGAGCTGAATTGCGACTATGCCAGCAACGTCAGAATGTTCCCGGTTTTCCAGGAGTATTTCCGTGCCCATCAACCGCCGGCCCTGGTGATCTGGGGCAGGTACGACGTGTTTTTTGCGATAGAAGAAGTGGATTGTTATCAGCGGGACTTGCCCGATGTGGAAACCCATCTCGTTGACGGCGGCCATTGGGCGCTGGAGACGAATTTTGACGAGGTGTTAAGCCTTATGGAGAATTTTCTAAGCGCAAATACGGGCCGTTAA
- a CDS encoding LuxR C-terminal-related transcriptional regulator, whose product MAHSDYYLTARKFWKTVTDSDIKIPDAQLQLQLEAHKRLFSVFQAGSYYYIIFNMYKSELDFVDANITRVLGYEPEEMNIAFFMENIHPDDKPYFLNFEYRVVEFFKALPFDKVPKYKVQYDIRIRAKNNTYVRLLHQAVQIDYDEKNYYRTLSLHTDISHIKQDGAPCFSLIGLDGEPSYYNIQESNIFTKSYDQFTRREREILKCIVEGKSSKEIAGELFISLHTVNAHRKNLLSKAGVKTPVELVRVALKEAWV is encoded by the coding sequence ATGGCTCATTCCGATTATTACCTCACCGCCAGGAAATTCTGGAAAACCGTTACCGACAGCGATATCAAAATTCCCGACGCCCAGCTGCAGCTGCAACTGGAGGCGCATAAACGTTTGTTCAGCGTTTTCCAGGCAGGCAGCTATTATTACATCATATTCAACATGTACAAAAGCGAGCTGGATTTCGTGGACGCCAACATTACCCGTGTGCTCGGCTATGAACCGGAGGAGATGAACATCGCATTTTTCATGGAGAACATCCACCCGGACGACAAGCCGTACTTTCTCAACTTCGAATACCGCGTGGTGGAATTTTTCAAAGCGCTGCCCTTTGACAAAGTACCGAAATACAAAGTGCAATACGATATCCGCATCAGGGCCAAGAACAATACCTACGTCCGGCTGCTGCACCAGGCCGTGCAGATCGACTACGACGAAAAAAACTACTACCGCACCCTCAGCCTGCATACGGACATCAGCCATATCAAACAGGACGGCGCTCCCTGCTTTTCGCTGATCGGGCTCGACGGTGAACCGTCTTATTACAACATCCAGGAATCCAACATCTTCACCAAATCATACGACCAGTTCACCAGAAGGGAGCGGGAAATCCTGAAGTGCATCGTGGAAGGCAAAAGCAGCAAGGAAATCGCCGGTGAGCTGTTTATCAGCCTGCATACGGTGAACGCCCACCGGAAGAACCTCCTGTCGAAAGCCGGGGTGAAAACGCCTGTTGAACTGGTGAGAGTGGCCCTGAAAGAGGCCTGGGTATAA